The following coding sequences lie in one Xanthomonas hortorum pv. pelargonii genomic window:
- a CDS encoding DUF1453 domain-containing protein, whose product MPLLLAIPLAVIIALAVFAVLFPLSLVQRFRVGTARRQARSWLLMINLASAALSNVLFVIFALVAAAFWPGAISHAAFGWACGLALGLLALRLTRFERTQQGLFYRPNLWLVLAVTALVVVRVIAGMVQGWRSAWQGVAWPTEGWLSHASLLGAAGVLLGYALAYATLLWWRWRSARLRGSVYWR is encoded by the coding sequence ATGCCACTTCTCCTCGCTATTCCGCTGGCCGTGATCATCGCTCTGGCGGTGTTCGCGGTGCTGTTTCCGTTGTCGCTGGTGCAGCGCTTCCGTGTCGGTACTGCGCGGCGACAGGCCCGTAGCTGGTTGTTGATGATCAATCTGGCCTCGGCTGCGCTCTCCAACGTGTTGTTCGTCATTTTCGCGCTGGTTGCTGCGGCGTTCTGGCCCGGCGCGATCAGCCACGCCGCATTCGGCTGGGCCTGCGGGCTGGCCTTGGGTCTGCTGGCATTGCGGTTGACCCGCTTCGAACGTACCCAGCAGGGCCTGTTTTACCGGCCCAATCTGTGGCTGGTGCTCGCAGTGACGGCGTTGGTGGTGGTACGCGTCATCGCCGGCATGGTGCAGGGCTGGCGCAGCGCCTGGCAGGGCGTGGCCTGGCCCACGGAAGGCTGGCTCAGTCATGCCAGTCTGCTGGGCGCGGCCGGCGTATTGCTTGGTTATGCGCTCGCGTATGCCACCTTGCTGTGGTGGC